The genomic DNA CGGCGTCGCGGCGCGCCACGACCAATCGGACTCGAAGACGGCTGCCAGTTCGTCGGCGGTCGCCTCGTCGTCAAGGCGGACGCCCCACCCGCGGCTCGACATCCCGCCGGTGCCGGCCGGCTTGAAATTCTCCGTCGTGACGAGCGACCGGTCGTCCGCGAGAGCGTACTTCGGGTGGTGATGTCGGTAGCGGCTGTGGTCGCCGGCCAGGAGGCGAACGTCGACACCGGCAGCAGTGAGCCGGTCCAGCAGGCGCGCCTGCCGGTCTGTCATCCCACCGACGGGTGCGCCGTCAAGCAGGAGGCGGACATCAACCCCGCGGTTGGCCGCCGCGACGAGCGTATCGGCGATGGAATCGGAGCCGAACGTGTAGCCGGCAAGCCACAGCCGGTTCTCAGTCCCGGAGAGCGATGCTTCGACGAGGTCCGGCGAGTCGGGAAGGACGAAGGCAGTCGCCTCATCTATGTGGGTTGAGACCGGCCTATGGTCGGTCGCCCCGAGCGGTCGCCACGCCGCCGCCTCGAAGTCCCGAATCTTCGAGTCCGGAGCCCGTCGGTAGCGGGCGGTCGACACGGCCCGACCGTCGGCGCGGAGTTCGAGCCGGTCGCCGTCATCGGCCAGCAGTAGTCGCCCTTCGACCGGCTCAACGCGGTGGTCGGTGTAGTTCCGTGCGACGCCCGGCTCGGGGGAAAACGCCACCGTGCCTGACATTGTTCGGTTGGGCAGTTGGGCTGTCGCGTGGCCGTCAGTGAGGGTCCAGTTTGTCGTATCGGTCGGTCCGTCGAATCTGACGGCGACGAACTCACCGGGGTCGCCCCGGGGAACTGGGCTGGGGAATGCTTCGACGAGCGTGGCGTTCGGCCCCGCCCCCACGTCCGGAGCGGCGGCGTCGCCGTCGGCGACTACACCTGCCGGAAAGCCTCCAAGGGCGACGACAGCAGCCGCTGCAAGGACAAGCATAGCGACCAACAGCCGACCGTTTTCGGGCACGAGACCCTCTGGTCCCGTCTCCGTATATAAATCGTCGGCGAGGAAGCGTCGTCAGGCGGTTGCTTCGCGGGCCTTCTCCGCCTCAAGCTGGACGGTGTAGACGCGGTCGTCGTCGTAGGCGGCAGCAGCTTCGAGTGCTCGCTCGGTCCCGATTTGGACGAGCGCCCATGCCGCGGAGGCACGGACCTCTGGAGGCTCGTCGTCATCGCCGAGTACGTCTTCGAGAGGGGCGATAGCCCGCGTGTCGCCGATGAGGCCAAGGCCGCGGGCCGCCATCGACCGGACCATCGGCTCCTCGTCGGCCAACGCGTTCGCCAGCGGCTGGGTGGCCTCCTGGCTGCCAATTTCGCCCAGTGCGCGGATCGTCGCCTTCTGGAGCGGCGGGTTCCCGCTGTCAACGAAGTCGGAAAGCGTCTCGACGGCCCGCTCGTCGCCGATCTTCCCGAGTACCTCGATAGCGCCGACCTCACGGCGCTGTGCGAGCTGGTTCATCTCCTCGAAGGCCGCCTCGGGGCCGAGCCGGCTGAGGGCATCGATGCAGTTTTCCTGCATGAAATCCGAATCGAGCTGCTCGAAGGCCATAAGGATGCGCTCGGGGTCGTTTTCGGCCTCGGCGATGCGGACGACGTTGAGTTCCGGCGGGAAGTCCCGGCGGTTCTCGGCCGTCAGGCGG from Natronomonas pharaonis DSM 2160 includes the following:
- a CDS encoding phospholipase D-like domain-containing protein, yielding MPENGRLLVAMLVLAAAAVVALGGFPAGVVADGDAAAPDVGAGPNATLVEAFPSPVPRGDPGEFVAVRFDGPTDTTNWTLTDGHATAQLPNRTMSGTVAFSPEPGVARNYTDHRVEPVEGRLLLADDGDRLELRADGRAVSTARYRRAPDSKIRDFEAAAWRPLGATDHRPVSTHIDEATAFVLPDSPDLVEASLSGTENRLWLAGYTFGSDSIADTLVAAANRGVDVRLLLDGAPVGGMTDRQARLLDRLTAAGVDVRLLAGDHSRYRHHHPKYALADDRSLVTTENFKPAGTGGMSSRGWGVRLDDEATADELAAVFESDWSWRAATPWQEYRAGRSFVDGDPALGGFEKRHAPETVSVNSATVLTAPDNADDELVSMLDAAEERILIQQVRIDSRENRLLRAAVRAADRGVPVRIHLADSWYVEDDNAALAEWLTDRAATDDLPLDVRIDDPAGYDKIHTKGVVVDDTAVVGSLNWVRTAKAENREVLVALRGEPAADYYAAVFDDDWHGDDGASSRSVPAGILGAVAVGIAVALLVVRQFEFVGRNGTLTDWQW